Proteins encoded in a region of the Elaeis guineensis isolate ETL-2024a chromosome 7, EG11, whole genome shotgun sequence genome:
- the LOC105060420 gene encoding NDR1/HIN1-like protein 10: MVDSKQGQLNGAYYGPPVPPQRNYRSVGRHSGCGPCCLLCSLLKFVISIVIILGIIVLVLWLIFRPNKLEVYVDSASLTEFNLASNDNLQYNLSLTMSIRNPNKRIGIYYDYVEPRAYYDGQRFAYTIVPPFYQGHKNTTMIYPEFQGQQVLLGSSVNTTYNREKSEGYYYVDIKFYTRLRVKVGIFKIRYTKTKINCDLKLPVPGSSSSPFETTKCDWDLF; the protein is encoded by the coding sequence ATGGTTGATTCGAAGCAAGGCCAGTTGAACGGGGCCTACTACGGCCCCCCGGTCCCTCCCCAACGCAACTACCGAAGCGTTGGCCGGCACTCGGGCTGCGGCCCTTGCTGCCTCCTCTGCAGTCTATTGAAGTTTGTCATCTCCATAGTCATCATTCTCGGCATCATCGTCCTCGTCCTCTGGCTCATCTTCCGGCCCAACAAGCTCGAAGTCTACGTCGACTCCGCCTCCCTCACCGAATTCAACCTCGCCAGTAACGACAACCTTCAGTACAATCTCAGCCTCACCATGAGCATCCGCAACCCTAACAAGAGGATCGGTATCTACTACGACTACGTCGAGCCTCGGGCCTACTATGATGGCCAGCGGTTCGCCTACACCATCGTTCCTCCTTTTTACCAGGGCCACAAGAACACCACCATGATCTACCCAGAGTTTCAGGGCCAGCAGGTTTTGCTCGGGAGCTCGGTCAACACAACGTACAACAGGGAGAAGAGTGAGGGGTATTACTACGTTGATATCAAGTTCTACACCAGGCTGAGGGTCAAGGTGGGGATCTTTAAGATCCGATATACTAAGACGAAAATTAATTGCGACCTGAAGCTTCCGGTGCCGGGAAGCTCGTCGTCCCCGTTCGAGACGACCAAGTGTGATTGGGACCTcttctga